The following proteins are encoded in a genomic region of Phycisphaerae bacterium:
- a CDS encoding STN domain-containing protein yields MPTSTVIHRRSNLPTCLAGLLSLAAIVPLAGAQGMRDLVEAALDQQITQRIEISERPIRDALAELEKPTGLHFEIDPAALECMPYGEQTRLSIVIEHMSVRRALEQIFAGLGLALRIGDNHVVVAPAPVLERLGRRLTVDEVTLLQTLAGQQWAHIRPDAFTVEFRLPPAGKTDPQQMFEQAMRAGPPADALTQLETVTQQMGCLWVLSGKTIVIYSRGEDIQQRLDRPLDLNYQRVALDALLMDLGRRIGITIHFEPGSLQRVAAQDRFVDLIQRDTTARQVLELISGRTGLWYEVGEHGVMVGARPSQGGAAPGGETRSPVVAIVRVPVGTDGTTIDFLIRADELPAEFKALRDRKMPEVIEILRKQLAQ; encoded by the coding sequence ATGCCAACCTCAACCGTCATCCATCGACGCTCGAACCTCCCGACGTGCCTTGCCGGCCTGCTGTCGCTGGCGGCCATCGTGCCGCTGGCCGGCGCGCAGGGCATGCGTGACCTCGTGGAGGCGGCGCTGGACCAGCAGATCACGCAGCGGATCGAGATTTCCGAGCGTCCGATCCGCGATGCGCTAGCGGAACTGGAGAAGCCGACCGGCCTGCACTTCGAGATTGACCCCGCCGCGCTGGAATGCATGCCGTATGGTGAGCAGACCCGCCTTTCGATCGTGATCGAGCACATGTCGGTGCGCCGGGCGCTGGAGCAGATTTTCGCCGGCCTGGGGCTGGCGCTGCGTATCGGCGACAATCACGTCGTGGTCGCACCGGCGCCGGTGCTCGAACGGCTGGGCCGCCGCCTGACCGTCGATGAAGTCACGCTGCTGCAGACGCTCGCCGGGCAGCAGTGGGCCCACATTCGACCCGATGCCTTCACCGTCGAGTTTCGCCTTCCGCCAGCGGGGAAGACCGATCCGCAGCAGATGTTCGAGCAGGCCATGCGGGCCGGCCCGCCGGCCGATGCCCTTACGCAACTCGAAACCGTCACGCAGCAGATGGGCTGCCTGTGGGTTCTGTCCGGCAAGACGATCGTGATTTACAGCCGCGGCGAGGACATTCAGCAACGGCTCGACCGGCCGCTCGATCTCAACTACCAGCGCGTGGCCCTCGACGCCCTGCTGATGGATCTGGGCCGCCGGATCGGCATCACGATCCACTTTGAGCCCGGGTCGCTGCAGCGCGTCGCGGCGCAGGACCGCTTCGTGGACCTCATCCAGCGTGACACGACCGCCCGCCAGGTCCTGGAACTGATCTCCGGCCGCACTGGGCTATGGTACGAGGTGGGCGAGCATGGCGTCATGGTGGGTGCCCGGCCGAGCCAAGGCGGGGCCGCACCGGGCGGTGAGACGCGTTCCCCGGTCGTGGCGATCGTCCGCGTACCGGTTGGCACCGACGGCACCACGATCGACTTCCTGATTCGTGCCGACGAACTGCCGGCGGAGTTCAAAGCTCTGCGCGACCGCAAGATGCCGGAGGTCATCGAGATTCTCCGCAAGCAGCTCGCGCAATAG
- a CDS encoding amidohydrolase family protein: MSQHHDDETPTTARRSPANRLGLPYRPAPPRRLQTPIIDVHTHVRHMASAAQFFAAADAYGVGHIVTMTPLDEVEALRAAYPERLSFIAVPRWRDLSSSNAFQRQWLADLEAFRALGARRMKFWLAPPMRGEYGLRLQDAFFAPLIRRGVELGYDFMVHVGDPSEWFAPGGRYADAARFGTKHEQYTQLEFLLERVAPRTVIAAHMGGNCEEPEFLERLLDRYPNLYLDSSATKWVVRAVARQPDALRDFMIRKQDRVLFGSDLVVGGDYGFEHYASRYWCHQVMWETDYRGESPIEDPDADDPPRLAGLALPDEVLRKLYYDNAVRLGHGPLDG, translated from the coding sequence GTGAGCCAGCATCACGACGACGAAACGCCGACGACCGCGCGCCGCTCGCCAGCGAACCGGCTGGGCCTGCCATACCGCCCGGCGCCGCCGCGCCGCCTGCAAACGCCCATCATCGACGTGCACACACACGTGCGGCACATGGCCAGCGCGGCGCAGTTCTTCGCGGCGGCGGATGCGTACGGTGTCGGCCACATCGTGACGATGACGCCGCTCGACGAGGTCGAGGCGTTGCGGGCCGCGTATCCGGAGCGGCTGTCGTTCATTGCGGTCCCGCGCTGGCGTGATCTGTCGAGCTCGAATGCGTTTCAGCGGCAGTGGCTGGCGGATCTGGAGGCGTTTCGCGCATTGGGAGCGCGGCGGATGAAGTTCTGGCTGGCGCCGCCGATGCGAGGCGAGTACGGCCTGCGACTGCAAGACGCCTTCTTTGCCCCGCTGATTCGCCGTGGCGTCGAGCTGGGCTATGACTTCATGGTCCATGTCGGCGACCCGAGCGAGTGGTTCGCGCCCGGGGGGCGCTACGCCGACGCGGCACGCTTCGGGACGAAGCACGAGCAGTACACGCAACTCGAATTCCTGCTGGAGCGCGTTGCGCCGCGGACGGTGATCGCGGCGCACATGGGCGGTAACTGCGAGGAACCGGAGTTCCTGGAGCGGCTGCTCGACCGCTATCCAAATCTATACCTCGACAGCAGTGCGACGAAGTGGGTCGTGCGCGCCGTAGCCCGGCAGCCGGACGCGCTGCGCGACTTCATGATTCGCAAACAGGACCGTGTACTGTTTGGCAGCGACCTCGTCGTGGGTGGCGACTACGGCTTCGAGCATTACGCCAGCCGGTACTGGTGCCACCAGGTGATGTGGGAAACCGACTACCGCGGCGAGAGCCCGATCGAGGATCCGGACGCCGACGATCCGCCGCGGTTGGCGGGGCTGGCGCTGCCGGATGAGGTCCTGCGCAAACTGTACTACGACAATGCCGTGCGGTTGGGGCACGGGCCGCTCGACGGCTGA
- the argF gene encoding ornithine carbamoyltransferase, producing MPVNLRGRNLLSMKDLTGDEIRAILDQADALKANRAKFERAAPLAGKTLAMIFQKPSLRTRVSFETGMTRLGGHAIYLAPSDIKLGQRETTEDIALVLSRYADLIMARVFGHDIVVDLGKYATCPVINGLSDFEHPCQILADLMTIRERRRTLKGLRAVYIGDGNNVAHSLMYGAALVGMHMTVATPPGFEPKPEVLVESQVIGRKTGAEIRVLNEPTEAARGADVLYTDVWASMGQEAEAEARKAKFQGFQINMRLLGLAKPDAIVLHCLPAHYGEEIEYAAARTPNSAIFDQAENRMHAQNALMVLIAGGRAAPASSAKKTAKPVKKTPAKSARKPAAKAKRR from the coding sequence ATGCCAGTAAACCTACGCGGACGCAACCTGCTCTCGATGAAAGACCTCACCGGCGACGAGATTCGCGCCATCCTCGACCAGGCCGATGCCCTCAAGGCGAACCGCGCCAAGTTCGAGCGCGCCGCGCCGCTCGCCGGCAAGACGCTCGCCATGATTTTCCAGAAGCCCTCGCTGCGCACCCGCGTCTCCTTCGAGACCGGCATGACGCGGCTCGGCGGACACGCGATCTACCTCGCCCCGTCCGACATCAAGCTCGGCCAGCGCGAGACGACCGAGGACATCGCGCTTGTCCTGTCGCGCTACGCCGACCTCATCATGGCCCGCGTCTTCGGCCACGACATCGTCGTCGATCTCGGCAAGTACGCGACCTGCCCCGTGATCAACGGCCTGAGCGACTTCGAGCACCCCTGCCAGATCCTGGCGGACTTGATGACCATCCGCGAGCGCAGGCGGACGCTGAAAGGCCTGCGTGCGGTTTACATCGGCGATGGCAACAACGTAGCGCATTCGCTCATGTACGGCGCCGCGCTCGTCGGCATGCACATGACCGTCGCGACGCCGCCGGGCTTCGAGCCGAAGCCGGAAGTGCTGGTCGAGTCGCAGGTGATCGGCCGCAAGACAGGCGCGGAGATTCGCGTGCTGAACGAGCCGACGGAAGCCGCGCGCGGGGCGGACGTGCTGTACACGGACGTGTGGGCGTCGATGGGCCAGGAAGCCGAAGCGGAGGCCCGCAAGGCAAAGTTCCAGGGCTTCCAAATCAACATGCGTTTGCTCGGCCTGGCCAAGCCCGACGCGATCGTGCTGCACTGCCTGCCGGCGCATTACGGCGAAGAGATCGAGTACGCCGCCGCCCGGACGCCCAACTCGGCGATCTTCGACCAGGCGGAGAACCGGATGCACGCGCAGAACGCGCTGATGGTCCTGATCGCGGGCGGCAGAGCGGCCCCGGCGTCATCCGCGAAGAAGACTGCCAAGCCCGTGAAGAAGACGCCCGCGAAGTCGGCGCGCAAGCCCGCGGCGAAAGCCAAACGCCGCTAG
- a CDS encoding RNA polymerase sigma factor has protein sequence MAAQRSTPVTPDDAELVRATLAGRKAAFDDLIERYQRRATAVAYRLLGNIHDALEVCQDAFIRAYRKLDALEDPARFGPWLLRIVTNLSLNYRRSRGPRLSFEDCLLSEDTSREERIADSPHSEDRPGARLAATELEERVQAGLAQLPPQQRAALVLFSVEQLPQKDVAQILDCSIEAVKWHVFQARRKMKEYLADFM, from the coding sequence GTGGCAGCCCAGCGCTCGACCCCAGTAACGCCGGATGATGCCGAGCTGGTGCGAGCGACGCTGGCTGGCCGGAAGGCGGCGTTCGATGACCTGATCGAACGCTACCAGCGGCGGGCAACCGCCGTGGCGTACCGGCTGCTGGGCAACATCCACGATGCCCTGGAAGTGTGTCAGGATGCCTTCATTCGTGCGTATCGGAAATTGGACGCCTTGGAAGACCCCGCAAGGTTTGGACCGTGGCTGCTGAGGATCGTTACCAACCTGTCGCTGAACTACCGCCGCTCGCGCGGCCCGCGACTCTCGTTCGAGGACTGTCTGTTGTCCGAGGACACGTCGCGGGAGGAGCGGATCGCCGACAGCCCGCATTCCGAGGATCGCCCCGGCGCGCGGCTCGCGGCGACCGAGCTGGAGGAGCGCGTGCAGGCCGGTTTGGCGCAATTGCCACCCCAGCAGCGGGCCGCCCTCGTCCTCTTCAGCGTGGAGCAGCTCCCGCAGAAGGACGTGGCACAGATTCTGGACTGCAGCATCGAAGCGGTGAAATGGCACGTCTTCCAGGCGCGCCGCAAGATGAAAGAGTATCTCGCGGACTTCATGTAA